In Alphaproteobacteria bacterium, one genomic interval encodes:
- a CDS encoding fimbria/pilus periplasmic chaperone: MIEKYTVIGSGSPSFRTLRVLSRYARDLGLSFAALLLVGFVTAGPSQAYRVVPLTIDLEPAGRGAQGQFRVINDTPSPVALQVTIQKRETAPDGSDVLTPVDEGQFLLFPPQMVLRPGQSQAVRVQWRGDAAPASELAFRIITEQLPINLQRERQGGAQVTLLLRYEGTLYVSPPNAAPNIAVEGAEPATDDKGEQRLSVTVKNQGTRHALLGNLKLNVTAGGQSVTMSPEQLEGMNGANILAGATRRFSVAWPAGLPVGPVQVGLEFEPL, encoded by the coding sequence ATGATTGAGAAATACACGGTTATTGGGTCCGGAAGCCCTAGCTTCCGGACCCTTCGCGTTTTGTCCCGGTACGCTCGCGACTTGGGGCTGAGCTTTGCTGCCTTGCTGTTGGTGGGATTCGTTACCGCGGGGCCCTCGCAGGCCTACCGGGTCGTCCCCCTCACCATTGACCTCGAACCGGCGGGGCGCGGCGCGCAAGGCCAGTTCCGGGTCATCAACGACACCCCTAGTCCTGTTGCCCTGCAGGTCACGATCCAGAAGCGTGAAACCGCTCCCGACGGGAGCGACGTGCTGACCCCGGTCGACGAAGGACAATTCCTGCTGTTCCCGCCGCAAATGGTGCTGCGCCCCGGCCAAAGCCAGGCGGTGCGAGTCCAGTGGCGCGGCGATGCGGCACCGGCTAGTGAACTGGCCTTTCGCATCATTACCGAGCAATTGCCGATCAACTTGCAGCGCGAACGCCAAGGTGGCGCCCAGGTGACGCTGCTGCTGCGGTACGAAGGGACCCTGTATGTGTCGCCGCCGAACGCAGCACCCAATATCGCCGTCGAAGGGGCGGAACCGGCGACCGACGACAAGGGCGAGCAGCGGTTGAGTGTCACTGTGAAAAACCAAGGCACGCGCCACGCTCTTCTTGGCAATCTCAAACTTAACGTCACAGCAGGCGGTCAATCCGTGACGATGAGTCCAGAGCAACTGGAAGGCATGAACGGGGCCAACATCCTTGCCGGCGCGACACGCCGTTTCAGCGTCGCTTGGCCGGCAGGACTGCCGGTCGGTCCGGTACAGGTTGGATTGGAGTTTGAGCCACTGTAA